From one Rhodamnia argentea isolate NSW1041297 chromosome 1, ASM2092103v1, whole genome shotgun sequence genomic stretch:
- the LOC115751313 gene encoding pleiotropic drug resistance protein 1-like, whose product MDGGDIYSAGNSLRATSSSMWRNPTTRMDVFSRSSHDEDDEEALRWAALEKLPTFERLRKGVLTVSQGGGANEIDIHNLGFHERRNLLERVTEDNEGFLRKLRNRIDRVGINVATIEVRFEHLNVEAEAHEGSRALPTFINFCTNILEGLFNFLHILPSRKKHLNILRDVSGIIKPGRMTLLLGPPSSGKSTLLLALAGKLDPELKTTGRVTYNGHGLNEFVPQRTAAYISQHDLHIGEMTVRETLAFSARCQGVGSRYDMLSELSRREKAANIKPDPDLDIFMKAAVTEGQEANVVTDYILKILGLEICADTMVGDEMVRGISGGQRKRVTTGEMLVGPAEVLFMDEISTGLDSSTTYQIVNTLKQFIHILDGTAVISLLQPAPETYDLFDDIILISDGQIVYQGPRELVLDFFESMGFKCPGRKGVADFLQEVTSRKDQHQYWARKDEPYAFVTVREFAEAFQSFHVGRKLGDELSKSFDKSKNHPAALTTKRFGVRMKDLLKACISREYLLMKRNSFVYIFKISQLTMMAIIAMTLFLRTKMHRDTITDGGVYIGALFFAVTMIMFNGMAELSMTIAKLPSFYKQRDLLFFPAWAYALPTWILKIPITFVEVAVWVFITYFVIGYDPNVGRLFKQYLLLVFVNQMASGLFRLIAALGRNMIVANTFGSFALLALFALGGVVLSREDVKKWWIWGYWISPLMYGQNAIVVNEFLGSSWDKIAPNSSSNEPLGIQVLKSRGFFTEAYWYWIGLGALFGFVILFNFGFSVALDLLNPFGKSQTVKSDDPEGDEGVNRIGGSIQLQSQGSSQQKGSGRSSRSTHMRPETAIAANRKRGMVLPFEQHSITFDEITYSVDMPQEMKNQGILEDKLALLKGVSGAFRPGVLTALMGVSGAGKTTLMDVLAGRKTGGYIQGNITISGYPKNQDTFARISGYCEQNDIHSPHVTVFESLLYSAWLRLPPGVDDQTRKLFVEEVMELVELNPLRQALVGLPGVNGLSTEQRKRLTIAVELVANPSIIFMDEPTSGLDARAAAIVMRTVRNTVDTGRTVVCTIHQPSIDIFEAFDELFLMKRGGQEIYVGPLGRHSSHLIEYFEGFQGVSKIKDGYNPATWMLEVTSPAQELASGVDFSELYKNSDLYRRNKALIEELSIPPPNSRNLYFPTKYSQSTFTQLMACLWKQHWSYWRNPSYTAVRFLFTIFIALTFGTMFWDLGSKITQSQDLTNAMGSMYAAVVFLGVQNASSVQPVVAVERTVFYRERAAGMYSALPYALAQVLIEVPYVLVQAISYGVIVYAMIGFEWTVAKFFWYLFFMCFSLLYFTYYGMMAVGMTPNHHIASIVSSAFYAIWNLFSGFIVPRTRMPIWWRWYYWACPVSWTLYGLVVSQFGDVKTRLDDTGGTVEEYVRDYFGFRHDFLGVIAAVMLGFTVLFAFIFAISIKVFNFQRR is encoded by the exons ATGGATGGAGGAGATATATACAGCGCGGGCAACAGCCTGCGCGCGACCAGCTCCAGCATGTGGAGGAACCCCACAACGAGGATGGACGTGTTCTCGAGGTCTTCGCACGACGAGGACGACGAAGAAGCTCTGAGGTGGGCTGCTCTCGAGAAGCTCCCCACCTTCGAACGTCTCCGGAAAGGGGTTCTGACGGTCTCGCAGGGTGGCGGCGCTAACGAGATCGACATCCACAACCTGGGTTTTCATGAGAGGAGGAATTTGTTGGAGAGGGTCACTGAGGACAATGAAGGCTTCTTGCGGAAGCTCAGGAACCGCATTGACAG AGTTGGAATTAATGTTGCTACAATCGAAGTCAGATTTGAGCATTTGAACGTGGAGGCAGAGGCTCACGAAGGAAGCAGAGCTTTGCCCACCTTCATTAATTTCTGCACTAATATTCTAGAG GGCTTGTTCAATTTTCTGCACATACTTCCTAGTAGAAAGAAGCACTTGAATATCCTTCGGGATGTCAGTGGGATCATCAAACCTGGCAG GATGACTTTGCTTTTGGGTCCACCTAGCTCCGGGAAGAGCACACTCCTGTTAGCTTTGGCCGGCAAGCTCGATCCTGAACTAAAG ACCACAGGAAGGGTAACTTACAACGGACATGGCTTGAATGAGTTTGTGCCCCAAAGAACTGCGGCTTACATAAGTCAACACGATCTTCACATAGGAGAAATGACAGTTAGAGAAACTTTGGCCTTCTCTGCAAGATGTCAGGGTGTTGGATCACGATACG ATATGTTGTCAGAGTTGTCGAGAAGAGAGAAAGCAGCAAATATAAAACCAGACCCGGATCTTGATATCTTCATGAAG GCAGCAGTAACAGAAGGTCAGGAGGCTAATGTTGTCACTGATTATATCCTCAAG ATTTTAGGTCTGGAAATATGTGCTGATACAATGGTCGGAGATGAAATGGTGAGGGGTATTTCTGGAGGACAACGAAAGCGTGTGACCACAG GTGAGATGCTGGTTGGGCCTGCCGAGGTGTTGTTCATGGATGAGATATCTACTGGGCTCGATAGCTCGACGACATACCAGATAGTCAACACCCTGAAACAATTTATTCACATTCTTGATGGAACGGCCGTTATCTCTCTCCTCCAGCCAGCTCCGGAGACTTACGATCTGTTTGATGACATAATTCTCATATCTGATGGTCAGATCGTGTACCAGGGCCCACGTGAACTCGTCCTAGATTTCTTCGAGTCCATGGGATTCAAATGCCCTGGGAGAAAGGGTGTTGCCGATTTCTTGCAGGAA GTAACATCAAGAAAAGATCAGCATCAGTATTGGGCACGCAAAGACGAGCCTTACGCTTTTGTGACGGTTCGGGAATTTGCGGAGGCATTCCAGTCATTTCACGTGGGAAGAAAACTCGGAGATGAACTTTCCAAATCTTTTGATAAGAGCAAGAACCACCCGGCCGCTTTGACTACCAAAAGATTTGGTGTCAGAATGAAGGATTTGCTAAAAGCTTGCATTTCAAGAGAGTACTTGCTCATGAAAAGGAACTCCTTTGTCTACATCTTCAAGATCAGTCAG CTCACAATGATGGCGATTATTGCGATGACCCTATTCTTACGGACTAAGATGCATCGGGACACCATTACTGATGGCGGAGTTTACATTGGTGCCTTGTTCTTCGCCGTGACTATGATCATGTTCAATGGAATGGCAGAGCTTTCAATGACCATAGCCAAGCTCCCAAGTTTCTACAAACAAAGAGACCTCCTCTTCTTTCCGGCCTGGGCATATGCTCTTCCAACATGGATCCTAAAGATCCCTATCACATTTGTGGAGGTTGCAGTTTGGGTGTTCATCACCTACTTCGTCATTGGATACGATCCAAATGTTGGAAG GTTGTTCAAGCAGTATCTGTTGCTTGTGTTTGTCAATCAGATGGCCTCTGGATTGTTTCGATTGATTGCGGCACTTGGGAGAAACATGATCGTCGCCAACACATTCGGGTCGTTTGCTTTGCTCGCTCTCTTTGCATTGGGCGGAGTCGTTCTTTCCCGAG AGGACGTAAAGAAATGGTGGATTTGGGGCTACTGGATATCTCCTTTAATGTATGGGCAGAACGCGATAGTCGTTAATGAGTTTTTAGGATCGAGTTGGGATAAG ATTGCCCCAAATTCAAGTTCGAATGAACCATTGGGAATTCAAGTTTTGAAGTCTCGCGGGTTCTTTACTGAAGCATACTGGTATTGGATAGGACTTGGGGCATTGTTTGGGTTCGTCATCCTCTTCAACTTTGGGTTTTCGGTGGCTCTGGATCTTCTCAACC CCTTTGGCAAATCCCAGACAGTAAAATCAGATGATCCTGAGGGCGATGAGGGAGTAAATAGAATTGGAGGATCAATTCAGTTGCAATCTCAAGGCTCTAGTCAACAAAAGGGATCAG GAAGGTCATCCAGGTCTACACACATGCGGCCTGAGACTGCCATTGCTGCCAATAGGAAAAGAGGAATGGTGCTCCCGTTTGAGCAGCACTCAATTACTTTCGATGAAATAACTTATTCAGTTGACATGCCACAG GAAATGAAGAATCAAGGCATTCTCGAGGATAAATTGGCGCTTTTGAAAGGTGTAAGTGGTGCTTTTAGGCCAGGTGTTCTTACAGCTCTAATGGGCGTTAGCGGTGCTGGTAAAACTACTCTGATGGATGTGTTGGCTGGAAGAAAAACTGGAGGATACATCCAGGGGAACATAACAATTTCTGGGTACCCAAAGAATCAAGATACATTCGCTCGGATTTCCGGATATTGTGAACAAAACGACATCCATTCACCTCATGTTACTGTCTTCGAGTCCTTACTTTACTCGGCATGGCTGCGTTTGCCTCCTGGCGTGGACGACCAAACCAGAAAG CTGTTTGTTGAGGAAGTCATGGAGCTTGTGGAGCTAAATCCTCTGAGACAGGCCTTGGTCGGTTTACCTGGTGTGAATGGTCTATCCACCGAGCAACGCAAAAGGCTGACCATTGCGGTTGAACTAGTTGCAAACCCCTCCATCATTTTCATGGACGAACCAACCTCAGGGCTTGATGCAAGAGCTGCTGCTATTGTCATGAGAACAGTTAGGAATACAGTGGACACAGGAAGAACCGTCGTGTGCACAATTCACCAACCGAGCATTGATATATTCGAAGCTTTCGATGAG CTTTTCTTAATGAAACGAGGGGGACAAGAGATATATGTCGGTCCTCTGGGTCGTCATTCTTCTCATCTAATAGAGTATTTTGAG GGATTCCAAGGAGTTAGCAAAATCAAAGACGGCTACAATCCAGCAACTTGGATGCTCGAAGTTACAAGCCCGGCACAAGAACTTGCCTCGGGCGTCGATTTTTCCGAATTATACAAAAACTCAGATTTGTACAG GAGAAACAAGGCTTTGATTGAAGAGTTGAGCATACCTCCTCCAAATTCTAGGAACCTCTATTTCCCAACTAAGTATTCCCAGTCAACTTTCACCCAATTAATGGCTTGCTTATGGAAGCAACATTGGTCTTACTGGCGGAATCCATCGTATACGGCCGTTCGGTTCCTCTTCACTATCTTCATCGCCTTAACGTTCGGGACTATGTTCTGGGACCTAGGCTCTAAAAT CACCCAGAGTCAAGATTTGACCAATGCGATGGGATCTATGTATGCGGCCGTTGTCTTCCTCGGGGTCCAAAATGCGTCTTCTGTGCAGCCAGTTGTCGCAGTGGAGAGGACGGTTTTCTATAGAGAGCGAGCTGCAGGGATGTACTCGGCCCTACCATACGCTTTAGCACAG GTTCTGATTGAAGTTCCTTATGTTCTCGTGCAAGCCATATCATACGGTGTCATAGTTTACGCTATGATTGGATTCGAATGGACCGTTGCGAAATTTTTCTGGTATCTGTTCTTCATGTGCTTCTCATTGCTGTATTTCACGTACTATGGTATGATGGCCGTGGGGATGACCCCGAATCACCACATCGCTTCCATCGTCTCTTCCGCATTCTACGCCATATGGAACCTCTTTTCCGGATTCATTGTGCCAAGGACT AGGATGCCTATCTGGTGGAGATGGTACTATTGGGCATGCCCGGTTTCTTGGACTCTGTATGGACTGGTGGTCTCTCAGTTCGGTGATGTAAAGACCAGGCTCGACGACACGGGGGGCACGGTGGAAGAATACGTGAGAGATTACTTTGGCTTCCGACACGATTTCCTGGGCGTGATCGCCGCCGTGATGCTAGGATTCACGGTGCTCTTCGCATTCATTTTCGCCATTTCCATCAAGGTGTTCAATTTCCAGAGGCGGTAG